In Bordetella holmesii ATCC 51541, the following proteins share a genomic window:
- a CDS encoding HAD hydrolase, IIB family protein produces the protein MQPLAALPAPVAASVRTVLTDIDDTVTTDGRLTAAAYMALERLERAGICVIPITGRPAGWCDHIVRMWPVRAVVGENGAFYYAYDRSAHRMKTHYWADAASRRADRARLDAIRDRVLREVPGTALASDQAYRAADLAIDFCEDVPALPQDAVNRILEIFTEAGAQAKVSSIHVNGWFGDYDKLSMTRRLFERELGQSIMQALSHTLFIGDSPNDEPMFEFFPLSVGVANIGAQLHRIQHTPAFVTPSRGGEGFVEMADRLLAARHGHGG, from the coding sequence ATGCAACCCCTCGCCGCCCTGCCCGCCCCGGTTGCGGCCTCGGTACGCACGGTACTGACGGATATCGACGATACCGTCACCACCGATGGGCGGCTGACGGCAGCGGCCTATATGGCGCTGGAGCGTCTGGAGCGGGCCGGCATCTGCGTCATCCCGATCACCGGCCGGCCAGCAGGCTGGTGCGATCACATCGTTCGTATGTGGCCGGTGCGCGCCGTGGTCGGTGAAAACGGCGCTTTCTACTATGCCTATGATCGCAGCGCGCATCGGATGAAGACCCATTACTGGGCCGATGCGGCAAGCCGCCGCGCCGACCGCGCGCGGCTCGATGCCATCCGTGACCGCGTGCTTCGCGAGGTGCCCGGCACGGCACTGGCCAGCGATCAGGCTTATCGCGCCGCCGATCTGGCCATCGATTTTTGCGAGGATGTCCCTGCCTTGCCGCAGGATGCCGTCAATCGGATCCTCGAGATCTTTACCGAGGCCGGCGCACAAGCCAAAGTCAGCTCGATTCATGTCAATGGATGGTTTGGCGACTACGACAAGCTCAGCATGACGCGCCGCCTCTTCGAGCGCGAACTGGGGCAAAGCATCATGCAGGCGCTATCTCATACGCTGTTCATTGGCGATTCGCCCAATGATGAACCCATGTTCGAGTTCTTCCCGCTCTCGGTGGGTGTGGCCAACATCGGTGCGCAGTTGCACCGCATCCAGCACACGCCCGCCTTTGTCACCCCTTCGCGCGGCGGCGAAGGCTTTGTCGAAATGGCCGACCGCCTGCTTGCGGCACGGCACGGTCACGGAGGTTGA
- the ribH gene encoding 6,7-dimethyl-8-ribityllumazine synthase — protein sequence MNPYILTPDLNGEGLHIGIVRARFNEEIGQTELTACLEELGKLGVDERDVMVVSVPGALELGVVLARMAESFEFDALIALGAVIRGETYHFEVVSNEMATAITCISLETGIPVANGVLTVDTDEQAAARAEGKGRDCAQVAVEMANLVAALEPEEDDEDDEDEDFDDEEDER from the coding sequence ATGAACCCCTACATCCTTACCCCCGACCTCAACGGCGAAGGGCTGCACATCGGTATCGTGCGCGCCCGCTTCAATGAAGAGATCGGCCAGACCGAATTGACTGCCTGCCTGGAAGAACTGGGCAAGCTGGGCGTGGACGAGCGCGATGTCATGGTGGTGTCCGTGCCGGGCGCCCTGGAGCTTGGCGTGGTCCTGGCCCGCATGGCCGAATCGTTCGAATTCGACGCCCTGATTGCACTGGGCGCCGTGATCCGTGGCGAAACCTATCACTTTGAAGTGGTCAGCAATGAAATGGCCACTGCTATCACCTGTATTTCTCTGGAAACCGGCATTCCGGTTGCCAACGGCGTGCTGACGGTCGACACCGACGAGCAGGCCGCAGCCCGCGCCGAAGGCAAGGGCCGCGATTGCGCCCAGGTTGCCGTCGAAATGGCCAACCTGGTTGCCGCGCTGGAACCCGAGGAAGACGACGAAGACGACGAGGACGAAGATTTTGACGACGAAGAAGACGAGCGCTGA
- a CDS encoding bacterial transcriptional regulator family protein, whose product MATANDGRRSIQSVEVGFPLLSALVDAARPLTLRDVAAAAGMTSAKAHPYLVSFIRVGLVQQDSVSGHYELGPFALQMGLVSLQRLDPVRMALPEVAQFQADIGHTVGLAVLGSHGPTMVHITEASYPVHVNMRQGTVMSMLNTATGLVFATWLPPKVAEHYIAREANDTAVTSTLATPLKAARPEHLQAMLADIRVHGMARAVGNPLPGVDALSVPVFDHAGKLVLAITTIGPSGLFDVTWNGSIAQPLQRCAQEISRKLGWRA is encoded by the coding sequence ATGGCGACAGCCAATGACGGACGCCGCAGCATTCAGTCGGTCGAGGTGGGGTTTCCGCTGTTGTCGGCCCTGGTCGACGCGGCCCGGCCGCTGACCTTGCGCGACGTGGCCGCCGCAGCCGGCATGACGTCTGCCAAGGCCCACCCCTATCTGGTGAGCTTTATCCGCGTCGGCCTGGTGCAGCAGGACAGCGTCAGCGGTCATTATGAGCTGGGCCCCTTCGCGCTGCAGATGGGTCTGGTGAGCCTGCAGCGCCTGGACCCGGTGCGCATGGCATTGCCCGAAGTCGCGCAGTTTCAGGCAGACATCGGCCACACCGTGGGGCTGGCCGTGCTCGGTTCGCACGGCCCGACCATGGTTCATATCACCGAGGCCAGTTATCCGGTGCACGTGAACATGCGCCAGGGCACGGTGATGTCCATGCTCAACACCGCAACCGGTCTGGTCTTCGCGACCTGGCTGCCCCCAAAAGTGGCCGAGCATTACATCGCCCGCGAAGCGAACGACACGGCCGTGACATCGACGCTGGCCACGCCCCTGAAGGCTGCACGCCCGGAGCATCTGCAAGCCATGCTGGCCGATATCCGCGTGCATGGCATGGCGCGGGCCGTGGGCAATCCGCTGCCGGGCGTGGACGCGCTGTCCGTGCCGGTCTTCGATCATGCGGGCAAACTGGTGCTGGCCATCACGACCATTGGCCCGAGCGGTCTCTTCGATGTCACGTGGAATGGCAGCATCGCCCAACCGCTGCAGCGCTGCGCCCAGGAGATTTCGCGCAAACTGGGCTGGCGCGCCTGA
- a CDS encoding 3,4-dihydroxy-2-butanone-4-phosphate synthase, with protein sequence MSAQISSVADDAVSDFGIASVPEIIAELRAGRIVILVDEDDRENEGDLVMAAEFVTPEAINFMVTHGRGLVCLTLTEDRCRQLDLPLMASRNGTRYGTNFTQSIEAAEGVETGISAADRARTIQVAVARDAKPSDLVQPGHIFPVRAVPGGVLVRAGHTEAGCDLTAMGGLTPAAVICEILKPDGTMARLPDLVQFAHEHDLKIGTIADLIQYRSEHESIIQRVGERQMQTPWGEFRAIAYRDDATGAPHLALVHGKIDPSQETLVRVHEPASLLDALDTGASPHSWGLGQALTAIAAAPAGVMVLMNCQSSTEHLFGQIAHWGRSAEQAPAQDGDRFGLRTYGIGAQILRDLHVGQMRLLARPRKMPSMAGFSLTITGYDCPPPRNTDE encoded by the coding sequence ATGTCTGCCCAGATATCTTCCGTTGCCGACGACGCCGTTTCGGACTTCGGCATTGCCTCTGTACCCGAGATCATTGCCGAGCTGCGCGCCGGCCGCATCGTCATTCTGGTTGACGAAGACGACCGCGAAAACGAGGGTGACCTCGTCATGGCAGCGGAGTTCGTCACGCCCGAGGCCATCAATTTCATGGTCACCCACGGCCGTGGTCTGGTCTGTCTGACACTGACCGAAGACCGCTGCCGCCAACTGGATCTGCCGCTGATGGCCAGCCGCAACGGCACCCGGTACGGCACGAATTTTACCCAGTCCATCGAAGCGGCAGAGGGCGTCGAGACCGGCATCTCTGCCGCGGACCGCGCCCGCACCATCCAGGTGGCCGTCGCCCGCGACGCCAAGCCCAGCGATCTCGTGCAGCCGGGTCACATTTTCCCGGTGCGTGCGGTGCCAGGGGGCGTGCTGGTGCGCGCCGGCCATACCGAAGCCGGCTGCGATCTGACCGCCATGGGCGGCCTGACGCCGGCCGCGGTCATCTGCGAGATCCTCAAGCCCGACGGCACCATGGCTCGTCTGCCCGATCTGGTGCAGTTTGCCCATGAGCATGACCTCAAGATAGGCACCATCGCCGACCTGATCCAGTACCGCAGCGAGCACGAGTCCATCATCCAGCGGGTCGGCGAGCGCCAGATGCAGACCCCCTGGGGCGAGTTCCGCGCCATTGCCTATCGGGACGACGCCACGGGAGCGCCCCACTTGGCCCTCGTACACGGTAAGATCGACCCGAGTCAGGAAACCCTGGTGCGCGTGCATGAGCCGGCCTCACTGCTTGACGCGCTGGATACCGGCGCCAGCCCGCACAGCTGGGGGCTGGGCCAGGCTCTGACGGCCATTGCGGCGGCTCCGGCCGGCGTCATGGTGCTGATGAACTGCCAGTCCTCGACCGAGCACCTGTTTGGCCAGATTGCCCATTGGGGCCGGTCTGCGGAGCAGGCCCCGGCCCAGGATGGCGACCGTTTCGGTTTGCGCACCTACGGTATTGGCGCGCAGATTTTGCGCGATCTGCACGTCGGCCAGATGCGGCTGCTTGCGCGGCCGCGCAAGATGCCCAGCATGGCCGGGTTTTCCCTGACCATTACGGGTTACGATTGCCCCCCGCCCCGCAACACTGACGAATAA
- the nusB gene encoding transcription antitermination factor NusB yields MGAASAGAARANARSARRRAREFALQGVYAWLLRGGQGTQDAGEIDAHLRDAEDFSEADAQWFKTLLHGVLREAPSLRERFTPYIDRPLGELSPVEHGILLIGSYELVHHVEVPYKVAINEAVELAKSFGGTDGFKFVNGVLDKLAADVRTAEVKAAAQQRR; encoded by the coding sequence TTGGGGGCCGCCAGCGCCGGGGCGGCGCGCGCCAACGCGCGTAGCGCGCGCCGGCGTGCCCGCGAGTTCGCGCTGCAGGGCGTGTACGCCTGGCTGCTGCGCGGTGGCCAGGGTACCCAGGATGCCGGCGAAATCGACGCCCACTTGCGTGATGCCGAAGATTTCTCCGAAGCCGATGCGCAATGGTTCAAAACGCTGTTGCATGGCGTGCTGCGCGAGGCGCCCAGCCTGCGCGAACGGTTCACGCCGTACATCGACCGTCCGCTCGGCGAGCTGTCTCCCGTGGAGCACGGCATTTTGTTGATCGGCAGCTACGAGCTGGTGCATCACGTCGAAGTGCCTTACAAGGTCGCCATCAACGAGGCGGTTGAGCTGGCCAAGTCCTTCGGTGGCACCGATGGCTTCAAGTTCGTCAACGGTGTGCTCGACAAGCTGGCCGCGGACGTGCGTACCGCCGAGGTCAAGGCCGCGGCCCAGCAGCGCCGCTGA